A single region of the Pontimicrobium sp. SW4 genome encodes:
- a CDS encoding DNA topoisomerase 3 → MKVCIAEKPSVAREIAIVLGANTKRDGHYEGNGYAVTYTFGHLCTLFEPNDYKSYWKRWDLNNLPMLPEKFNVKTVDNSGIKKQFNIVKDLFDKAEEIINCGDAGQEGELIQRWVMSLSNYKGKVKRLWISSLTTEAIKEGFENLKPASNYDNLYYAGFSRAIGDWLLGMNATRLYTLKHGGYKQVLSIGRVQTPTLAMIVERYKSIENFMPQPYWELQTLYRNTLFSYEEGRFLNKEDGEALANKVKESDFEIVSITKKKGKEYAPKLFDLTGLQVYCNTKFGFSADDTLKIAQKLYEQKVVTYPRVDTTFLPNDIYPKVTGILKNLTNYSILTQPLLGKKIKKSTKVFNDKKVTDHHAIIPTGIQINLQQNQQKVYDIIVKRFIAVFYNDCQVANTTVIGNAENVSFKTTGKEIVSKGWRVVFETSATLNDSNSDSTLPSFVKGEKGPHEPSFLEKQTKPPNQFTEASLLRAMETAGKQVDDDEMRDLMKENGIGRPSTRANIIETLFKRNYIKRNKKQILPTTTGIQLIDIIQNELLKSAELTGQWEKQLKQIEQGTYSANQFIKNMKQMVDDLVYEVRSETTKANISHENTTITKPSKKPNKPSGLIGKQCPKCKQGVLIKGATAYGCSAYKSGCRFVLPFTFKSKKISEKQYLRLLEKESTVNLKGFKVNEQKVEGLIRFNDAFELVLEQKIPKTINCPKCRIGTIIKGKTAYGCSNYNNGCGFKFLFSDVKKIADGQTITKKMVYEILTKNKS, encoded by the coding sequence GTGAAAGTCTGTATTGCCGAAAAACCAAGTGTTGCACGCGAAATTGCTATTGTTCTAGGTGCAAATACAAAACGTGATGGTCATTATGAAGGTAATGGATATGCAGTAACTTACACCTTTGGACATTTGTGTACCTTATTTGAGCCTAATGATTACAAATCGTATTGGAAACGTTGGGATTTGAATAATCTACCTATGCTTCCCGAAAAGTTTAATGTGAAAACTGTAGATAATTCAGGAATCAAAAAACAGTTTAACATTGTAAAAGATTTATTTGATAAAGCCGAAGAAATAATAAACTGCGGTGATGCTGGTCAAGAAGGAGAGCTTATACAGCGTTGGGTGATGTCACTTTCAAATTATAAAGGAAAAGTAAAGCGTTTATGGATTTCGTCATTAACAACCGAAGCTATTAAGGAAGGGTTTGAAAATTTAAAACCAGCTAGTAATTACGATAATCTATATTATGCAGGGTTTTCTAGGGCTATTGGTGATTGGCTTTTAGGAATGAATGCGACAAGATTATATACGCTTAAGCATGGTGGTTATAAACAAGTACTATCTATTGGGCGTGTACAAACACCAACCTTGGCGATGATTGTTGAAAGATATAAGAGTATTGAAAACTTTATGCCTCAACCTTATTGGGAACTACAAACACTTTATAGAAACACATTGTTTAGTTATGAAGAAGGACGCTTTCTAAATAAAGAAGATGGTGAAGCTCTCGCTAATAAAGTAAAAGAGAGTGACTTTGAAATTGTATCCATTACTAAGAAAAAAGGAAAAGAGTATGCTCCAAAATTATTTGACTTAACAGGATTGCAAGTGTATTGCAATACTAAGTTTGGTTTTTCGGCAGATGATACTCTGAAAATTGCGCAAAAACTCTATGAACAAAAAGTAGTGACTTATCCAAGAGTTGACACGACTTTTCTACCAAATGATATATATCCAAAAGTCACAGGAATATTAAAAAACTTAACTAATTATAGTATATTAACACAGCCGCTTTTAGGAAAAAAAATAAAAAAATCCACTAAAGTTTTTAATGACAAAAAAGTAACCGATCATCATGCAATTATACCTACTGGAATTCAAATTAATTTACAGCAGAATCAACAAAAAGTATATGATATTATAGTTAAACGCTTTATTGCAGTTTTTTATAATGATTGTCAAGTTGCTAATACTACCGTTATAGGAAACGCCGAAAACGTTTCTTTTAAAACTACTGGAAAAGAAATTGTATCTAAAGGTTGGCGAGTTGTTTTTGAAACTTCAGCTACGTTAAATGATTCAAATAGTGATAGCACATTACCCTCTTTTGTTAAAGGAGAAAAGGGCCCACATGAACCTTCCTTTCTTGAAAAACAAACTAAACCACCCAATCAGTTTACAGAAGCTTCGCTCCTTCGTGCTATGGAAACAGCAGGGAAACAAGTTGACGATGACGAAATGCGTGATTTAATGAAAGAAAATGGTATTGGCCGTCCATCTACTAGGGCAAATATTATTGAAACGCTATTTAAACGCAATTATATAAAGCGTAATAAAAAGCAAATATTACCAACTACAACTGGGATTCAACTCATTGATATTATTCAAAACGAATTATTAAAGTCTGCAGAATTAACTGGTCAATGGGAAAAACAATTAAAACAAATTGAACAAGGTACTTATAGTGCTAATCAATTTATTAAAAACATGAAGCAAATGGTTGACGATTTGGTTTATGAAGTTAGAAGTGAAACTACTAAAGCTAATATATCTCATGAAAATACTACAATTACCAAACCTAGTAAAAAACCTAACAAACCATCAGGTTTAATAGGAAAGCAATGTCCGAAGTGTAAACAAGGAGTACTTATTAAAGGTGCTACTGCATATGGTTGTAGTGCTTATAAATCGGGATGTCGCTTTGTGCTTCCATTTACTTTTAAAAGCAAAAAAATATCAGAGAAGCAATATTTAAGATTACTAGAAAAAGAGTCGACAGTAAATCTAAAAGGATTTAAAGTCAATGAACAAAAAGTTGAAGGGTTGATTAGATTTAATGATGCATTTGAACTAGTACTTGAACAGAAAATTCCAAAAACAATTAATTGCCCAAAATGCAGAATTGGAACAATCATAAAAGGAAAAACAGCTTATGGTTGCAGCAATTATAATAATGGTTGCGGTTTTAAGTTTCTATTCTCAGATGTCAAAAAAATTGCTGATGGACAAACTATTACTAAGAAAATGGTCTACGAAATTTTAACAAAAAACAAGTCCTAA
- a CDS encoding short-chain dehydrogenase codes for MNSSTKTKKNRLRLLHQYYTYTGFYRFIGLSLKKSIIPVVVFIGILLGIHYFVIDINTALTTITETFRTTSVLTVFFLSESMLGLIPPEIFIAWSKKLPNPILYLSILAFLSYLGGIISYITGVSITRIPKVRYAIEHKLSKHINNTRKWGGFLIVVGALFPIPFAMTSIAAGFIRYEFKNYLLFGLLRFARFYLYAIAIFNIVQ; via the coding sequence ATGAATTCTAGTACAAAAACAAAAAAAAACAGGTTAAGGTTACTGCATCAGTATTATACATACACTGGATTTTATAGGTTTATTGGGCTCAGTCTTAAAAAATCAATTATTCCTGTTGTAGTTTTTATTGGTATCCTTCTTGGTATTCATTATTTTGTTATTGACATTAATACCGCTTTAACCACTATTACCGAAACCTTTCGTACTACTAGTGTTTTGACAGTATTTTTTCTTTCTGAATCCATGTTAGGACTTATTCCTCCTGAAATTTTTATTGCTTGGTCTAAAAAATTACCAAATCCTATTTTATATTTATCTATACTCGCATTTCTATCGTATTTAGGTGGGATTATTTCGTATATCACAGGCGTTAGTATTACCAGAATACCTAAAGTGCGTTACGCAATAGAACATAAATTATCAAAGCATATTAATAATACTAGAAAATGGGGAGGGTTTTTAATTGTAGTTGGTGCTTTGTTTCCAATTCCGTTTGCAATGACAAGTATTGCTGCAGGATTTATTCGATATGAATTTAAAAACTACTTGCTTTTTGGTTTATTACGATTTGCAAGATTCTATTTATATGCTATTGCCATTTTTAATATAGTACAATAA